Proteins encoded in a region of the Thermodesulfobacteriota bacterium genome:
- a CDS encoding DUF2155 domain-containing protein encodes MDTFKKIGMFAVPLIAGGILLAGGCQKKEDIKTAQEKPAMPSEPSMHEPAPDGQAQMPPAMGKQFPKEMLEAIQKGEQKPEARPVTKGHAPVVVPREVQGKWKAVVIAVVNKQTNEKKDYVVGINKDFTLPNSKIKIKVLNFLPNFSMSPQGITSLSNESKNPAAQIIIYEDNKNVFEGWLFEKFPQVHPFQHKVYAIVLKNQMPI; translated from the coding sequence ATGGATACGTTCAAAAAAATCGGGATGTTTGCAGTTCCACTCATTGCGGGAGGGATTTTGTTGGCTGGCGGATGTCAGAAAAAGGAAGACATAAAAACGGCGCAAGAGAAGCCGGCAATGCCTTCTGAACCGTCTATGCACGAACCTGCTCCAGACGGGCAAGCGCAGATGCCCCCGGCCATGGGAAAACAGTTCCCGAAGGAGATGCTTGAAGCTATCCAGAAGGGGGAACAAAAACCGGAGGCAAGACCGGTTACGAAAGGCCACGCACCGGTGGTTGTCCCCCGGGAGGTACAGGGCAAATGGAAGGCGGTGGTGATAGCCGTGGTTAACAAACAAACGAACGAAAAAAAGGATTATGTGGTGGGGATTAATAAGGATTTCACGCTTCCTAATAGTAAGATAAAAATTAAGGTGTTAAATTTTCTGCCTAATTTTTCCATGTCTCCCCAGGGGATAACATCACTTTCTAATGAATCCAAAAATCCGGCTGCGCAGATAATCATTTACGAAGACAATAAGAACGTTTTTGAGGGCTGGCTGTTCGAAAAGTTTCCCCAGGTACATCCTTTCCAACACAAGGTATATGCCATCGTGCTGAAGAATCAAATGCCGATTTAG